Proteins co-encoded in one Dasypus novemcinctus isolate mDasNov1 chromosome 6, mDasNov1.1.hap2, whole genome shotgun sequence genomic window:
- the NOLC1 gene encoding nucleolar and coiled-body phosphoprotein 1 isoform X1 — MADVGLRRVVPSDLYPLVLGFLRDNQLSEVANKFAKATGATQQDANASSLLDIYSFWLKSAKAPKRKLQVNGPVTKKAKKTTSSSDSSEESSEEEKAQGPPAKKAAVSAKRTTLPPGKAAAKASESSSSSEESSDDNEEKDKKKKPAQKGIKPQAKAANTPPQKAKSSESDSDSSSEDEAPKKLKTTPMAAKTQAKTPAKPGTPARAVPKVTNGKAASSSSSSSSSSSSSSDDSEEEKAAAISKKTVPRKQIVAKAPVKAAATPTQKSSSSEDSSSEEEEEQKKPMKKKPAGPYSSVPPPSAPAPKKSLGTQPLKKAAEKKQSEESSEDSSDESDSSSEEEKKPPAKAVIVKATTKPVPTKKAAESSSDSSDSDSSEDEAPVKPASTSKNPLSKPPATTKQPTAKPAAIPKPPAGSSQKPLTRKADSSSSEEESSSSEEEEEQEKTKTVALSKSKVLAKVTPSLPAKETPQGGGASSSDSDSTSSEEEEEEEKTSKVPIKKKPQKAAGAVAPSKSTSKKEVKAESNSSSSSDGSSEEEEEEKPKGKGTPRPQAPKANGTSVLTAQNGKAVRDNNEEDEEKEEEKKKVTVAVSKPGSGKKRKQNEAAKEAETPQVKKLKLQTPNTFPKRKKVEKRASSPFRRVREEEIEVDERVADNSFDAKRGAAGDWGERANQVLKFTKGKSFRHEKTKKKRGSYRGGSISVQVNSIKFDSE, encoded by the exons ACCCAGCAGGATGCCAATGCTTCTTCCCTTTTGGATATCTATAGCTTTTGGCTCAA GTCTGCTAAGGCCCCAAAGCGGAAGTTACAGGTGAATGGACCAGTGACTAAGAAGGCTAAAAAGACGACTTCATCCAGTGACAGTAGTGAGGAGAGCAGCGAGGAGGAAAAGGCCCAAGGACCTCCAGCTAAGAAGGCTG CTGTATCTGCTAAGCGGACCACTCTTCCTCCTGGAAAGGCTGCAGCCAAAGCATcagagagcagcagcagcagtgaaGAATCCAGTGATGATAATGAGGAGAAGGACAAAAAGAAGAAGCCTGCCCAG AAGGGAATTAAGCCCCAAGCCAAGGCAGCTAACACTCCTCCACAGAAGGCCAAGAGCTCCGAGTCTGATTCTGACTCAAGCTCAGAGGATGAGGCACCAAAGAAGCTGAAGACAACACCTATGGCAGCTAAAACTCAGGCAAAAACTCCAGCCAAACCAG GCACACCAGCTCGGGCAGTCCCTAAAGTAACCAACGGCAAAGCAgctagcagcagcagcagcagcagcagcagcagtagcagcagcagtgATGACTCAGAGGAGGAGAAGGCAGCAGCCATTTCCAAGAAG ACTGTACCTAGAAAGCAAATTGTGGCCAAGGCCCCAGTGAAAGCAGCTGCCACCCCTACACAGAAGAGTTCTAGCAGTGAGGACTCTTCcagtgaggaggaagaggaacagaaaaaaCCCATGAAGAAAAAACCAG CAGGTCCTTATAGTTCAGTCCCTCCACCTTCTGCTCCTGCCCCAAAGAAGTCCCTGGGGACCCAGCCCCTCAAGAAGGCTGCAGAGAAGAAACAATCAGAGGAAAGCAGTGAGGACAGCAGTGATGAGTCTG ATTCAAGttctgaggaagaaaagaagccCCCAGCTAAGGCAGTCATTGTCAAAGCAACCACCAAACCAGTTCCAACAAAGAAGGCAGCAGAAAGCTCTTCAGACAGCTCAG ACTCTGACAGCTCTGAAGATGAAGCTCCTGTTAAGCCAGCTAGCACCTCCAAAAATCCCTTAAGTAAGCCACCTGCCACTACCAAGCAGCCTACAGCTAAACCAGCTGCAATTCCTAAGCCACCTGCAGGCAGTAGCCAGAAACCTCTAACCAGAAAGGCTGATAGCAGCTCCAGTGAGGAGGAGAGCAGTTCcagtgaggaggaggaggagcaggaaaaGACAAAGACTGTGGCCTTATCTAAGTCCAAAGTTCTGGCCAAAGTGACTCCATCTCTGCCGGCCAAAGAGACCCCTCAGGGTGGTGGGGCCAGTAGTTCTGATTCAGACAGCACCAGCagtgaggaagaagaggaggaagagaagacatCTAAAGTCCCAATTAAAAAGAAGCCACAGAAAGCAGCAGGAGCTGTAGCCCCTTCCAAGTCAACCTCCAAAAAGGAAGTAAAGGCTGAGAGCAACAGCAGTTCTTCCTCTGATGGCTCcagtgaggaggaagaggaggagaagccaAAGGGCAAGGGTACCCCAAGGCCACAAGCACCCAAGGCCAACGGCACTTCTGTACTGACTGCCCAAAATGGAAAAGCAGTCAGGGACAACAATGAGGAGGacgaagagaaggaggaagaaaagaagaaggtgACAGTGGCAGTTTCCAAGCCAG GCTCAGGAAAGAAGCGGAAGCAGAATGAAGCTGCCAAGGAGGCAGAGACCCCTCAAGTCAAAAAGCTGAAGCTCCAGACTCCAAACACATttccaaaaaggaagaaa gtaGAGAAAAGGGCATCATCCCCTTTCCGAAGGGTCagggaagaagaaattgaggtgGATGAGCGAGTGGCAGACAACTCCTTCGATGCCAAG CGTGGTGCAGCTGGAGACTGGGGGGAGCGAGCCAATCAGGTTCTGAAGTTCACCAAAGGCAAATCCTTCCGGCATGAGAAAACCAAGAAGAAGCGGGGCAGCTACCGGGGAGGCTCCATCTCTGTCCAGGTCAATTCCATTAAGTTTGATAGTGAGTGA
- the NOLC1 gene encoding nucleolar and coiled-body phosphoprotein 1 isoform X2: MADVGLRRVVPSDLYPLVLGFLRDNQLSEVANKFAKATGATQQDANASSLLDIYSFWLKSAKAPKRKLQVNGPVTKKAKKTTSSSDSSEESSEEEKAQGPPAKKAAVSAKRTTLPPGKAAAKASESSSSSEESSDDNEEKDKKKKPAQKGIKPQAKAANTPPQKAKSSESDSDSSSEDEAPKKLKTTPMAAKTQAKTPAKPGTPARAVPKVTNGKAASSSSSSSSSSSSSSDDSEEEKAAAISKKTVPRKQIVAKAPVKAAATPTQKSSSSEDSSSEEEEEQKKPMKKKPGPYSSVPPPSAPAPKKSLGTQPLKKAAEKKQSEESSEDSSDESDSSSEEEKKPPAKAVIVKATTKPVPTKKAAESSSDSSDSDSSEDEAPVKPASTSKNPLSKPPATTKQPTAKPAAIPKPPAGSSQKPLTRKADSSSSEEESSSSEEEEEQEKTKTVALSKSKVLAKVTPSLPAKETPQGGGASSSDSDSTSSEEEEEEEKTSKVPIKKKPQKAAGAVAPSKSTSKKEVKAESNSSSSSDGSSEEEEEEKPKGKGTPRPQAPKANGTSVLTAQNGKAVRDNNEEDEEKEEEKKKVTVAVSKPGSGKKRKQNEAAKEAETPQVKKLKLQTPNTFPKRKKVEKRASSPFRRVREEEIEVDERVADNSFDAKRGAAGDWGERANQVLKFTKGKSFRHEKTKKKRGSYRGGSISVQVNSIKFDSE, from the exons ACCCAGCAGGATGCCAATGCTTCTTCCCTTTTGGATATCTATAGCTTTTGGCTCAA GTCTGCTAAGGCCCCAAAGCGGAAGTTACAGGTGAATGGACCAGTGACTAAGAAGGCTAAAAAGACGACTTCATCCAGTGACAGTAGTGAGGAGAGCAGCGAGGAGGAAAAGGCCCAAGGACCTCCAGCTAAGAAGGCTG CTGTATCTGCTAAGCGGACCACTCTTCCTCCTGGAAAGGCTGCAGCCAAAGCATcagagagcagcagcagcagtgaaGAATCCAGTGATGATAATGAGGAGAAGGACAAAAAGAAGAAGCCTGCCCAG AAGGGAATTAAGCCCCAAGCCAAGGCAGCTAACACTCCTCCACAGAAGGCCAAGAGCTCCGAGTCTGATTCTGACTCAAGCTCAGAGGATGAGGCACCAAAGAAGCTGAAGACAACACCTATGGCAGCTAAAACTCAGGCAAAAACTCCAGCCAAACCAG GCACACCAGCTCGGGCAGTCCCTAAAGTAACCAACGGCAAAGCAgctagcagcagcagcagcagcagcagcagcagtagcagcagcagtgATGACTCAGAGGAGGAGAAGGCAGCAGCCATTTCCAAGAAG ACTGTACCTAGAAAGCAAATTGTGGCCAAGGCCCCAGTGAAAGCAGCTGCCACCCCTACACAGAAGAGTTCTAGCAGTGAGGACTCTTCcagtgaggaggaagaggaacagaaaaaaCCCATGAAGAAAAAACCAG GTCCTTATAGTTCAGTCCCTCCACCTTCTGCTCCTGCCCCAAAGAAGTCCCTGGGGACCCAGCCCCTCAAGAAGGCTGCAGAGAAGAAACAATCAGAGGAAAGCAGTGAGGACAGCAGTGATGAGTCTG ATTCAAGttctgaggaagaaaagaagccCCCAGCTAAGGCAGTCATTGTCAAAGCAACCACCAAACCAGTTCCAACAAAGAAGGCAGCAGAAAGCTCTTCAGACAGCTCAG ACTCTGACAGCTCTGAAGATGAAGCTCCTGTTAAGCCAGCTAGCACCTCCAAAAATCCCTTAAGTAAGCCACCTGCCACTACCAAGCAGCCTACAGCTAAACCAGCTGCAATTCCTAAGCCACCTGCAGGCAGTAGCCAGAAACCTCTAACCAGAAAGGCTGATAGCAGCTCCAGTGAGGAGGAGAGCAGTTCcagtgaggaggaggaggagcaggaaaaGACAAAGACTGTGGCCTTATCTAAGTCCAAAGTTCTGGCCAAAGTGACTCCATCTCTGCCGGCCAAAGAGACCCCTCAGGGTGGTGGGGCCAGTAGTTCTGATTCAGACAGCACCAGCagtgaggaagaagaggaggaagagaagacatCTAAAGTCCCAATTAAAAAGAAGCCACAGAAAGCAGCAGGAGCTGTAGCCCCTTCCAAGTCAACCTCCAAAAAGGAAGTAAAGGCTGAGAGCAACAGCAGTTCTTCCTCTGATGGCTCcagtgaggaggaagaggaggagaagccaAAGGGCAAGGGTACCCCAAGGCCACAAGCACCCAAGGCCAACGGCACTTCTGTACTGACTGCCCAAAATGGAAAAGCAGTCAGGGACAACAATGAGGAGGacgaagagaaggaggaagaaaagaagaaggtgACAGTGGCAGTTTCCAAGCCAG GCTCAGGAAAGAAGCGGAAGCAGAATGAAGCTGCCAAGGAGGCAGAGACCCCTCAAGTCAAAAAGCTGAAGCTCCAGACTCCAAACACATttccaaaaaggaagaaa gtaGAGAAAAGGGCATCATCCCCTTTCCGAAGGGTCagggaagaagaaattgaggtgGATGAGCGAGTGGCAGACAACTCCTTCGATGCCAAG CGTGGTGCAGCTGGAGACTGGGGGGAGCGAGCCAATCAGGTTCTGAAGTTCACCAAAGGCAAATCCTTCCGGCATGAGAAAACCAAGAAGAAGCGGGGCAGCTACCGGGGAGGCTCCATCTCTGTCCAGGTCAATTCCATTAAGTTTGATAGTGAGTGA